In Cyanobacteriota bacterium, the genomic stretch AGAACACCCCCAAAACTGTACTTGCCAACACAAGCCTCAATAGTATTCCAGTGGCAATGATTCGCCATGATCTAGAGTTACCTATGACCAGTTTAGATGGCGTTTGGCAGAGAACATCCATGACTAACCCTGATAGAGAGAACGTTAAGCAGTTCTTAGAGCCACAATCGGATCTAGGCTGGCTGCCTGACGAGCTGGAACTACACCAAAGAACAGCCCAATAGCTCCTGAAACTGTGATTGCCGTGACCACAGCGCCCACGGGAATAATTGCATCCAATGGTGTGAACACACCCACGAGCACTGTACCCCCAACCCCCAATGCGATTCCAATCACTCCACCTGTTGCAGACAGAATCACTGCTTCGATCAGAAATTGCACCAAGATGTCCTGACGAGATGCACCGATCGCCTTGCGCAAACCAATTTCTTGTGTGCGCTCTGTCACTGACACCAACATGATATTCATGATACCAATTCCACCCACTAGCAGGGAGATACCTGCGATCGCTGCCAACATAGTGGTTAAAGCTCCAGTGATAGTTCCAGCGATCTCCATCAAATCTTTCTGGGTACGAATCGTGAAGTCATCTTCTGTTGTAATTTTGTGACGCAGACGTAATAGATTCTCTACTTGAAACTTGGCAGCTCTCACACTTTCTGAATTCTTGGCTGACATAGCTATGTAAGTTAGTTCAATGCCATAGGGAGAGGTGCGACCAACAATGCGATTAGATAGAGTAGTCACAGGCACTAGTACAGTTTCATCGTAGTTGATCCCCGGCCCTGCGCCCTTAGACTCTAGTACTCCGATAACTGTAAAGCTTGTGTTTTTGATGCGGATTTGCCTGCCAACTGGATTTTGATTTGCAAACAAGCGCTGTGCCAACTCAGCACCAAGCACAGCAGTTTGATTATTGCGACGTAAGTCTAAATCACTGATGAATCGTCCTTTAGCCACCTCGAAGCTCCGGACTTTGAGAAAGCCAGGAGTTGTACCAATAGTGTTAACGAATATGTTACGGTTGCCTACGGTAATTAGCTCTCGTGAGTTAAACTCAGCAGCAACTTCCACTACAGAAGGAACTTGGGTAGCAATTGCTTCAGCATCTGCTAGTACTAGGGTCTTGGGTACGTTGAATGTGATCCGTTGGGTATCTGGATTGCCAGGGATCACAAATAACACGTTAGGGCCTAGAGACTCTAAGCTCCTGTTGATAAACCGCTGACCTGCTTCTCCAATGCCAATCATGGCAATGACGGAAGCGTTACCAATAATGATCCCCAGCATTGTTAGGGTACTCCGTAGCTTGTTGGCAGCCAGGGTTTTGATGGCCATCTGTAAGCTCTCTTTTGGGTGCATGTAGGCTTACCTCTCTGGAACAACTGATGTCAAAAACTTACAATGCCTGACCACTGCACATATTTTTGATGGTCACGGCGATAGGAAAAAAATAATTCTGGTTGTTGATAGGTGCAATAGGGGGCGATCGCAATTTGCTCTGGAGCTAGTCCTAGTTGTTCCAGTTGCAAGGCAATCACTCGGCGTACATCTAGACGCACGCGATCCTGATCAGGATCAGGGAGAATTGGACTGTTCGGTAATCTTGCCAGGGCAGCCAGCGTTTCATCAGCCGATACCAGGGATGTAATGGTTGAAATGGTTTTGATAGCTACATCTTTGCCCACTTGGTAAACAGTACCCGCGATCGCTGGGCCTAAGGCTACTCGTAAATTTGCTACGTGACTGCCCCGTTCTAGCAACCGGCGAATCGCCTCAGGCACAATTTTTTGAGCTGTGCCTCGCCATCCTGCATGGACAGCTACCACTTGCCCAGTATGCTCATCACCCAGCAAGACAGGTGTGCAGTCTGCGGAACAGGTCCAAACTGACTGGTGGGCTGTCTCAGTGATAAGGCCATCAGCTTGAGGATAACAATCTCTAGCAACATCGTGGGAGGCTGCATTACAGTTTGTTTGCTCCATAGCTAATTGCCACTCTGTAATGCTTAGCACAGTGTTGCCATGAACTTGCTGAACACGGAATACACGAGCATTGGGGTGCAAGATGGTTGTCAACTCTGCGGGAGACTGTGGATAAAACTGGCGAGTAAAGAAGCCATGCCGCCAAGGTTTTAGCAAGTCACACACCAAGTATTGAAGCCCATGCCATGTATGCCAGTGCCACGTGTGTATAGGTTGCGTAAGCATTATTGTTGGGAAGTGGTAAAGACTTGCTGCTTATGCTAGCGTATGTTGCCTGTTGTCGTTATCTCCCCAGAATGTGTCGTTATCCAAAGGTTTCTAGTACCACGATTGCCATCCCAATAACTTGAGAGGGCTGCAATCAGTCACCTAGTCTTGCAGAGCCTAACCCAGGCAACTGGTAATCCGGGGAACTTGGTGTTCACAGTGGCAGTCTCCGCACCTTGGTGGTTTGCTCTGGAATTCAGCATACTTATCAATTTGTAACGTTGTAAGCATGGTTACATGTTTCTAAATGAGTAAGTCAGCTAGAGTGCTGATGCTGAAAAGTGACCAAGTTAAGATGACAACTGTGACTCAAAAATTTATCCAGGTGGGTGTTGGCTGGTTACAGTTGGTTTCGTTATCATTTGGTCTGGTAATTCGATGGATAAATTTACTGTGGAAGTGAGGGTTGAGGATTTAGTCATGATTGACAAGCCTAAAATTCAGACCTTAACGCTGAAGGTTGCTCGCTCTCGTGCTCTTGTTTGGCAGAGTTTGGGGTGGTTAGGTAGCCTGAGCTTTTTGGGGAGCACCGTTGTAGTGGCTCAAGCCCCGATCGAGCAATCTAAGCCTACTGGAAGTGCTAATTCTCAACCTGTTTTAGAGATTGTGCCATCTCAAGTTGAGTTGCCCAGTGTGATAGATCCTGCATTGCCTTCCAAGGCTGGGTCAGGCAACAGCTTACCTCCGATGTTTGAGATTGCTCCACCAGAGGCTTCTCCCAGTGCGACGGCAACTGTTCCGTTAGAGCCTAACGGTGCGTATATTGATCCCACAAGCTACAGTACAGGGGCAACCCACTATAGTGCACCTAGCTCAATTGTGGTAACGGAGCGATCGACGGGATGCCGCACGACCCTAAGTCCTTCAGCGTTAGTTGACAACTTATGTCAGCCTCAAACAGCAACGTCGCCGTCACTAGCAATGATGAGGGGCAATAGTATCAGTCCTGTTAATCGGCGGTCAGCAGTTTCATTCAATTTACTGAATTCAGGTAACGTTACGTCTGATGAGGCTAGGACATGGGGGCCAACTATACCCCAATCGTCCTACTACAACCCCTTTGCAACCCGTAATGCACTGCGATTACCTGCTCGGTTAGGAAACAACAATACTCGGCTACTGTTTCCGCTATGGTTGCCAGCGCCTATCACTTCCTGGTTTGGATGGCGAGTTCATCCCGTCACGGGCGAGTTTCGCTTCCACAGTGGGGTCGATTTAGGTGCACCTTTGGGAACACCTGTGTTAGCGGCCTATGCCGGTCGAGTGGTGATTTCAGAGTTTATGGGTGGTTATGGATTGACAGTGACGATTGGTCACAACACCCATTTACCTAGTCAGCAGGCTCAACAGCAACAGGTTTACAGTGAAGAAACTTTATATGCTCACCTCGCTGAGGTTTACGTCCAACCAGGTGATTGGGTAGAGCAGGGTGCTGTCATTGGTCTGGTGGGCAGCACAGGATTGTCTACAGGGCCACATCTTCACTTTGAGCTACGGCAAGCAACTAGTGAGGGCTGGGTCACGGTTGATCCAGGGGCAGAGTTAGAACAAGCACTTGCTCTGTTGATTCAATCGTTGCAGTATGCCCAGAATCCACCGAGTCAGTATGCCCAGAATCCACCAAGTCAAATTGCATCTAGTTTGGGTTTCTGGTTAGATACCAGCATGGCAGGGCGCTCAGCATCTACACTAGAAAGCTCTAATTCAGCAAGTCTATAGTCACTGTTAATGTCGTTGTCACTATTGTCACTAATGGTATAGCTATGAAGGGTATAGCTATGAAGGGCTTAGCAGTATTCTGACTTCATCTTGGGACATGGCTCTGGCAAAGAAAAAACCTTGACCGTAGTCGCATCCCATAGCGTTGAGACAGGCTAATTGTTCTTTAGTTTCAATGCCTTCAGCGGTTACGGTCACGCCTAGGCTATGGGCTAGGGTAATGATTGCTTGTACAATTTTGTAGCTATCGTCACTGGTGCCTAGTTCCGTAATGAATGAGCGATCGATTTTCAGGTTGTCGATCGGAAAGCGGTGCAGATAGCTAAAGGACGAATAGCCTGTGCCAAAGTCATCAATTTGTAACTGAATCCCCAAGGATTTCAAGTCAGTTAAGGTAGCGATGGCTGCTTCCGCCTGATCCATAATAATGGTCTCAGTAATCTCTAGTTTGAGGTGATTAGGTTGCAGGTTGGTTTCCTGTAAAACCTTGCTGACCAGAGAGATTTACACTTATGGTTAAGGGGGGTAAGTGAGGAAACTGTTGCTGCCAAGTCTGGAGTTGGTAACAGGCGGTCTTCAGTACCCAAGCTCCCAGGGGCACAATCAAGCCATTTTCTTCAACCACAGGAATAAACTTGCTTGGCTGCACGTGCCCTTGCTGAGGATGATGCCAGCGTACTAGAGCCTCAAAGCCACTGGGCTGAAGGGTAGCTAGATGAATGATAGGCTGATAGCACAGGTAAAACTCTTGACGCTCTAGAGCATGGCGTAGGTCTGTTTCCAGGCGCAGGCGCTCCTTGGCAATGTCTTGCATGTCTGTGCTGAACACTCTCGTGCGG encodes the following:
- a CDS encoding ABC transporter permease, translating into MHPKESLQMAIKTLAANKLRSTLTMLGIIIGNASVIAMIGIGEAGQRFINRSLESLGPNVLFVIPGNPDTQRITFNVPKTLVLADAEAIATQVPSVVEVAAEFNSRELITVGNRNIFVNTIGTTPGFLKVRSFEVAKGRFISDLDLRRNNQTAVLGAELAQRLFANQNPVGRQIRIKNTSFTVIGVLESKGAGPGINYDETVLVPVTTLSNRIVGRTSPYGIELTYIAMSAKNSESVRAAKFQVENLLRLRHKITTEDDFTIRTQKDLMEIAGTITGALTTMLAAIAGISLLVGGIGIMNIMLVSVTERTQEIGLRKAIGASRQDILVQFLIEAVILSATGGVIGIALGVGGTVLVGVFTPLDAIIPVGAVVTAITVSGAIGLFFGVVPARQAASLDPIVALRTA
- the pgeF gene encoding peptidoglycan editing factor PgeF, with product MHTWHWHTWHGLQYLVCDLLKPWRHGFFTRQFYPQSPAELTTILHPNARVFRVQQVHGNTVLSITEWQLAMEQTNCNAASHDVARDCYPQADGLITETAHQSVWTCSADCTPVLLGDEHTGQVVAVHAGWRGTAQKIVPEAIRRLLERGSHVANLRVALGPAIAGTVYQVGKDVAIKTISTITSLVSADETLAALARLPNSPILPDPDQDRVRLDVRRVIALQLEQLGLAPEQIAIAPYCTYQQPELFFSYRRDHQKYVQWSGIVSF
- a CDS encoding M23 family metallopeptidase, producing MDKFTVEVRVEDLVMIDKPKIQTLTLKVARSRALVWQSLGWLGSLSFLGSTVVVAQAPIEQSKPTGSANSQPVLEIVPSQVELPSVIDPALPSKAGSGNSLPPMFEIAPPEASPSATATVPLEPNGAYIDPTSYSTGATHYSAPSSIVVTERSTGCRTTLSPSALVDNLCQPQTATSPSLAMMRGNSISPVNRRSAVSFNLLNSGNVTSDEARTWGPTIPQSSYYNPFATRNALRLPARLGNNNTRLLFPLWLPAPITSWFGWRVHPVTGEFRFHSGVDLGAPLGTPVLAAYAGRVVISEFMGGYGLTVTIGHNTHLPSQQAQQQQVYSEETLYAHLAEVYVQPGDWVEQGAVIGLVGSTGLSTGPHLHFELRQATSEGWVTVDPGAELEQALALLIQSLQYAQNPPSQYAQNPPSQIASSLGFWLDTSMAGRSASTLESSNSASL